In the genome of Lactuca sativa cultivar Salinas chromosome 3, Lsat_Salinas_v11, whole genome shotgun sequence, the window CCATTATTCTCTAGAAACGATTATGAGGAAAACAGTTTCATCCTTTCCATGTTGGATGAACAACAAAACATTGGTATCTTTCTTTTGGATATCTCTATTTGTTGAGCTTCATTAGTTTCCGTGTGCGTATGTTGGATATAAGACCAAAATAACAAACTCCTTTTATTACTGTTATCACTCACGAAATGTATGAAGAAAGGAAGAAGAAAGGTTTTTTCTAATGTAATAAATTAAATGTGCAGCAATCTGAAAAGTAAAGAGCAAAAAAACTATTTTATTCATAGCACTAAAGGCTATATATAATCATCTTAGATACACACGTGACCCATGAAAGAAGCCATGCTAATTGTTCTACCAGAAGACTCGGTACAAGCTAAGGACTGGTACAACTCCATATACTTGGGTCAATCTAGAAGCTAAATTCTAAATAATAaactactaattaaaacataagaTGATATAAATTCATAAATACTCATTAAAACTAAAGTTCCAATCATGCATGCATATAACGGGTGAACCGATGACAACCGAACCGATTAATCCAGGCAACAGCGTAATCATTCTGTAAAAAATCCCATATCTCTTCTGACTTGGAAAGGATATTTTTTTCATGCTCAAAAACACATAGTCTGAAAATTGGGATCAGAAGCTAAGCCATGCTAATATATAGTAGTGTTGACTTGTACCATTTTAAAATTGATATAAAGCAACTATTATGCGTGCAACATAGCTAGCTCTGATAACACAATGTTCGTGTAATTAAACAGCAAAAATTTTCATGCTAATTATCGATGCTTAAAATGTAAATAAGGGATGGCTCTATATACAGAGCATATATATACAAGCAGAAGAAACTAGAAAGCATTGCATGAAATAATGAAAATCCAAAACAAAGTAGTATCCATTGCATGAAATAATGAAAATCCAAAACAAAGTAGCTAGTATGACTAATTAACAAGCTGTTGATAAGATAGTAAGAAGACTTTGTGATTTTTCGGGATTAATTGTCTTGGAATGGTTGTTCAATAAGACTAGAGTGTGGGCGCATGGTCGGTGATGATTCGAAGCAGACGTATCATGCAGCAACTGCAGGGTACATATCAAGGGATAAACGAGGCGCCAGAAGGACCTCAAGTGGGATGGCTTTGCTGATAGTCACTCCAGCGCTTTCACTCATATCAATGGGTTCTTTCGATGGGTTTTTAAGCACAAATTGTTGTATTAAAGTAGCTAAAGTTATATGCAAAGACCGAAGAGCAAAGGGAATAGCAGGGCATACTCTTCTACCACTACCGAAAGGAAGCAATTCATAATTGTTTCCCCTGACATCAACATGTTTATGACTTGTCAAGAATCTTTCTGGCTGAAATTCTTCAGGATGTGACCATTTATTAGGATCATGTTGAATTTTCCAAAGATTAGTCAATAAACGTGTGCCTTTAGGGATTTTGTAGCCACCAATAACGCAATCCTCCATGGACTCATGAGGAAGGTTTAGAGGTCCAGGTGGGTATAAACGCAGTGTTTCTTTAACGACTGCGTCAAGGTAAACAAGGTTCTTCAGGTCCGACTCCTCTACTGCTCTCTTCCTTCCAACATGCTCATCCAATTCATCTTGGGCAATTTTTAATACTCTTGGGTTGTTGAGCAACAAACATAAAGCCCATGTTAACGTTGCAGACGATGTGTCCAATCCCGCAGCTAAAACAGTCTGCAAGTTTGAAGTTAAAACAAATTTCTTATATTAGCTAGATTTCAAGCAACATGCATGCATgctgataattaattttgtttgtTTGCACAGCTTATCTTTATATTTGCCACTGAAAACTGTTGCAAATACGTACTATAATGAATGTGGAAGAAACTATATATAATTAAACGATTAATTAACAAACTCTAGCTAGTAATAGTATGAGATATAGAAAGATTAATAAGGTTTACCAAACATGTAGCCTTGATTATGGTATCATGGTCAAAACCACGGAATTCCTCTGGGGAGGCACCTTCAAGAACGGAAATCAGAACATCCATGAAGACTTGGCTTCTTTCATGTTGCTGCGCATGCTTTTCCTCCGCCCTCACTCTCTTGTGATCCTCTAGCCATCCTGTTACAATTCCGTACATCTCTTCTCCTGTCATCTTCATTTTTTTCTCGTATCCTCCCAGGTCCAAAGGCTTGAGATATGGAATAAAATCAGACACCACAAATGTGCCCAATAACACAAAGAATTTCCTTATCACTTTTTGAAATCGAACCCCTTCTTTGTCATCAGGTGAAAACCTTTTTCCTGAAACAACCCTGACCACAACATTTAATATCAAGTTCTGAAACCATTGTTTCATATCCACCTTTACCATGTCGGAACTTCCACTCTCTTTATTCTTTACCCAAGCATTATATATATCTCCCATGGATGCTTTAACCTCTGAAGCACGAAGAGGTCCAAGCATCTCCACGCGTCGCTGAGAGAGAACCTCGAGTGTCAAGATCTTGCGCACTTGTCGCCAGTAGTCACCATAAGGAGCTAGAGCCAAGATGGCATAGTTATAGCCCATGTGTTCTACTGCCATTGACTTGGGTCGACTTGCAAACACCTTATCATTTGTGGTAAAGCACTCTTTCGCCATCTCAGCGTTACTCACCACCAAAACATTGTGAACACCAAGCTTGATGGTGAAAATGGGGCCATATTTATCTGCCATGCCACCTAAGACCCTGTGAGGTAGTTCAGCTCCACCTAGAAGGCGCAGGTGTCCGATTACCGGCCATCGGCCCTTTGCTTGAGGTGGTTCTCTGTTCTTCACTCTCTTTCCTTCTAAGCTTTGCAGCAGGAATTTTAGTAGCAAAGAAAAAACAATCGCTGCTATAGAGGCTGAAAATGGGAGAAACAGCTCCATGCTTTCTACGTCCAGAATGAATTATGAATATGATGATACACAGGGATCATAATATATAGAGATTGAACTCCCCGGCTGCTAAcgttttttatatatattcaaatggTATGGTTCTAATAATGTAAAAGTCAACAAATTTGGCTGAAAAGTTTGCTCGATACAAGTGTGTTATTAAACTTAATGATCATTtagcataaatatatatttaagagGGAATATAATTTAAGAATGACATATATTTTATGTTCTTGTGTCAAAAAAATCATAGAATCTTTCAGTTGTTGAATTAGATGTATTTTGAGCAAATTAAATTTCATCTATTTGTCACCTAAAGGCTTTAATATCAAAATATTTCATTTCAATTCCTTTGAATTCCTTTTTATTCCAGCTTGATATTAATTTATTCTCTAAATAATAATGTATAAAATGATATATCAATGATTTGCACTAAATCATATTTTTTGAGAAGTGcagttttataaaagaaaagggCATTGGCTTCTAGCCGTGCAAAGTATAATgtaagaaattgaaaaaaaaaaaaaaatcataggaAAAACCTTAATACACAGTAAAATCCAAATGCCTCAAATAAAGTATACTAGCAAAGAATCAAAGGCTGACAGACTCTGAGAATCAAAGCGGGTGAAAGATTCAATCAAAACGTGACAAGTAAACAtcaccaactcatagtcaaaggTGTTTTCTGATCTTCACCACCGTATTGACCAAATACCTATTAGTTGAACATTCAAATATTAGGGTTATAGAAATTGACTCAAATAACCTCTAAATATGGGTGGTATttgtcaaaattaagataatATGAGACATATATCTTCTGATATACTAACATATTGTGTTATAACTTTCAATTTCCCTTTCGAGTATATAAAAGCACTGCAAAAAAAATTAGGAAAAATGGTATttgagttcacaaggaaagttaTGTTTTAATCTATGATTGGTATGATTCAAGCACATAAGCACTTATGAGAGAATTACAACAACTAATGTACATgtgatatatacacacacacacacacaaaagatTCTCCAAATGCATCATTATTTCCATTGTGGTTAGGTTTATTCAGTTTCTTAATTGCATCTCATTTCTCATGTGACTATAATATTTTAAACAACCATGCGCATTCGGTTGTGGTTCTCTAAGTGTGGCTTAAGTAGAGATGGTGGGGGCAATAAGGTCTTTTAGTCAATTAGGATATGTTGGTGTTGTTTATCTTTAAGTGGGAGTTTAGATTCAGTCGGTCATCATCTTGGATCTATTTCTGTTAAAGTTAAAGCTCAAGGAGAGAACTAGCCTCTTGAAAGCTAGGATTCCAATTTGTAATCATTTATTTTTTAGTTCAATCAGTTTCTATATATATAAGTGTACAGCAGAAGTACACTTTGCTTCTTTACTTTAAAAGTAGATAGTTTTGTAATTGTTGTTATTATTTATATcccttttaattttataattgaacttgatttgtgtggaatgcagtggtgatggtgatgagaTAGATAAAGAGGAGATCAATGGACTGAGATTCTCTCTTGGGAGCCTACAACCTTTTTTTTAACATAGTTTCTTGGTGGGTATGATAAGACCTGTTATTCAAGAAACATGGAAAACAATCAGTGAATCAACCTCGATTTGTCGAGGTAATGCAACGCTCATTTGATAATTCTTCAATTTACAAATGTTTTTCCTTACTGTATAAAGTTTAAAGATGCTAAAAAATATAAAGGTGATTTACTATTTCATATAATTTGCTTTCTCATGTCAATCATTAAgttggatttgg includes:
- the LOC128133095 gene encoding cytochrome P450 82A4-like; its protein translation is MELFLPFSASIAAIVFSLLLKFLLQSLEGKRVKNREPPQAKGRWPVIGHLRLLGGAELPHRVLGGMADKYGPIFTIKLGVHNVLVVSNAEMAKECFTTNDKVFASRPKSMAVEHMGYNYAILALAPYGDYWRQVRKILTLEVLSQRRVEMLGPLRASEVKASMGDIYNAWVKNKESGSSDMVKVDMKQWFQNLILNVVVRVVSGKRFSPDDKEGVRFQKVIRKFFVLLGTFVVSDFIPYLKPLDLGGYEKKMKMTGEEMYGIVTGWLEDHKRVRAEEKHAQQHERSQVFMDVLISVLEGASPEEFRGFDHDTIIKATCLTVLAAGLDTSSATLTWALCLLLNNPRVLKIAQDELDEHVGRKRAVEESDLKNLVYLDAVVKETLRLYPPGPLNLPHESMEDCVIGGYKIPKGTRLLTNLWKIQHDPNKWSHPEEFQPERFLTSHKHVDVRGNNYELLPFGSGRRVCPAIPFALRSLHITLATLIQQFVLKNPSKEPIDMSESAGVTISKAIPLEVLLAPRLSLDMYPAVAA